In the genome of Notamacropus eugenii isolate mMacEug1 chromosome 7, mMacEug1.pri_v2, whole genome shotgun sequence, the window TCTGGAAGAACACGCTCACCGGGCCTCCACCCCTGGAgatctcccctctccttccttgtcCCTGGAGGAAGACGAAGAAGGGGAACCCGAGGTGCTGGTGAGCGAGGAGCACCCAGGACAGTTCTTTGCAGAAGCTCGACGGCTTCGGGACTTGAGCCTGCTGCTGGATGAAGAGGTAATTGTGCGGGGTCGAAGGTACGCGGTGCACCGGCTGGTCCTGGCGTCGGTCAGCAGCCTCTTTCGCTCCCGGCTGCTGGGGAATGGGGTTCCACGACCCCCCGTACAGCTGGACGTAGCCCCCCGGGGCTGGGAGGCCGTGCTGACCTTTGCCTATGAGGGTCTGGTAGGCCCCGCCGCTTTGGGGGATGTAGTGGCCGTGGCGGAGGTGCTGGGGGCCCCTCGGGTAGCAGCAGCTGCTGTAAGGAGACTGGAGGGGGATCGGAACCGAGGAGATAAGGAGCAGGAGGGACTGGATCAAGCCGAGGAGCTGCGAGAGAATCTGAGAAGCATCGAGCAGCTCTATCGTGAGGGTGTTGGCTGTGACCTGGAGTTGGAAGCAGAGGACTGCCGCCTGAAGGGTCAGCAATTGGACAGGGTCAGGGGACTGTGGGTGCGGGAGAATTGAGGAGAGGCCAGGGCAGCTACCGACAGAATTCTGCGCATTCACTAAATGCCAGGGGAACTTGGATGCAAAAGATGGAAAGGGCAGATCTAGACCTGGTTTTGTTTACAGATAACTTCCTTGCGCTCTCCATCCACACGAAGGTGGGCTGCCAAGGATTTACTGTCAGATGGAACATGCGCTTTGAGGTTGTTTTCCTCATAGTGGTGATAGATTTACACTGACCCTGTACCCTTTCTATCCCTGTCCTCCCTTGAGATAAACAACATTCATTTACAGGACAGGTGGCTGGGGTTAGTGGTACAATCTGTGGCAGTAGAGACAAGTAGCAGCCAATTGGGACAAGGAAGGGTAAACCTAAGACCTTGGCCACATTGGTCTGGCCATGCTCTGGTCAGACACAGTATTAGTAGAAGGAATGATATGGAAAAGTGAATATCAATGGACACATATGCTTGACACCCATTGACAGACCAGGGTCTCCTACAGTTACTAAGCAGGCTTTCTTACTCTGAATTCAGTTTAATATGATCCAAAAACTCCCATTCCAAAATGCCCTGGCATTTAAGACCATACTCTTTCTGACACATTGCATATCACTAGTGGAGCCAGTGGCAAAACAGGTAAAATATTAATTTGTTCTATGCAGCCAAAGAATAAGGAATGCTGGTGAAACTGCACAGGGAGTTGGATGTGATTTATACCAGTGGGCAGATGACAAGAACACAGTCACCTAGGTCTCAGTAGACCTTAGAAGACCTCGAGGACTGGATCTTTCATCTTGTTTTCAGCCCTAATGCTTGGTACAGATTCCAAAGGACCAAAAAAACCTGGTGACAGGATCCAGAAAAATAGAACTGAGAGGTGGAAGGGGTCTAAgacatcatctaattcaatcttaTTTTCtaggtgagaaaacagaagctTTAAGGGGAAAGTAATTTAGATGCTTAGTGTCACACAAACAATTAGTCGCAGAACCAAGGCAAACcacaaacccaggttttctgatgtTGTCTGCtgctcttttcattatactaCACTGTCTTCAGAAGAAAATTCTAGATGAGGCATATCTGTGTGGCATAGTGGTCTCTAAAGCAATGGCATTTACAATCCAATTCAATAATTAAGTGCCCAACATATGTAAGCTGAGGCAGTTAGTTGGTGAAGTGGATAGGGtacctggcctgaagtcaggaagatcttagacacttaccagctatatgaccttgggtaagtcacttaaccctgtttgcttcagttcactcatctgtaaaaagagctggagtaggaaatggcaaaccaccccagtatctttgccaagaaaaccccagatggggtcgtGGAAATGaccgaaatgactgaataacagcaataaatatgtaaaatgccATACCAAGCATTGGCAGccagagacaaaatgaaagatTCAGCCCTCAAAGTCTACCAAGGTGTCCTGAGGCCTATGTGACTGTGTTCTTGGTACCTGATACAGGCATAAGTCACCTCTGATACCCTAAAAAGTTTCAGCAGCATTCCTCATGTATCCAACTGAACAGGACAGGATTACCAGCCATGAGGTCTGGGAATGGGACCAATTTACTGGCATTGAAGTAATGCTCCCTCCAAAACAGCTTCAATGAAGGCAGAAAGTATTCGGGTGCAACATCCAAGTTGCTGTTGCGTGTCAGACCCAAAGGAAATCTGCTTCACTATCTAACTTCTTGAACTTGAGCATATCTATTTACTTAGTCTcagtctcagtgtcttcatctgtagaatggggcgGGGGTGAAGATGGGGAATTAGAGATCAAAGATGGTCTGAAATAACAATAGCCAATGAGTAAGCTATGGGTTAGACTGGAGAGAGCCtaggacctggagttaggaagatctgaattcaaatcatccttcagacatttagtaactgtgtgattgtgggcaagtcactaaactctcaGACTCAGGtcatggggataataacaaaGTCTACCTCCCTGGTAGGTAGGTGAGGATCAATAATTCTGATCTCTTCTGATCTCAAAGAATTATTCTAGAGTAGTATGATTCACAACTGCCCTATGGGAGAGGTAATGGAAtgcattattatacccattttacaaggGAAGAAAGTTGAAGCCCAGGgacattaagtgacctgcccagggtcacagagccattAAGCATTGGAGATGGGATTCAAATCAGGGTCTCTTCTGACTCAgttctgtgtgtgttcatccttcattgcccaagaagaccatgccatcagagaaatgatgacatgacttgcactttgttttgagtgagggaggaccaCTGTGcaggcaccagcctcacttctcctccagagccatctgaatccagtgtgcagatattcatcaggatgactggagatgacccataatgaggcagttggggttaagtgacttgcccaaggtcacccagctaatgagtgtcaagtgtctgaggtgagatttgaactcaggtcctcctgactcctgcactggtattctatccactgcactacctagtttcCCCTTGACTCACTTCTAACATTCTAGCATATGAGCTACCAGTTTTTCAGGCAGAGGGAAGGATGTCATTAGGGAAGCAGAGTCAGTATGTGATCGTACAAAGAGAATTTGATTTAGAGTCAAGGGACCTAAGGTCTAATCCCAATCTTGCCCCTTGTTATCTAGGTAACTTTAGAGCACCAAACTCTTCTGATCCTCCAGTTttctctcatctacaaaatgctCATTGTATTATCTGTCCTACCGACCCCTCATTGATGTTATGAGATCCATAGGAGGTAAGGTAGCTGAAAGCACTTTCACACTAAAAATTGCTTCCTATATACTGATTCTGTGTTATCAGGCTGCACCAAAGCAGAGGTCCAAGCCATGTTAACTACCTCTAGACTTCTGGGTGACAACAGAGGCAGGTAGACATAGGAGCCTGGAGCATAGCAATCAATCGCTGGGAGAAAGGTAACTTGTTAAACAAAGTTTGATTGCAGAAGTGAGTCAGAAATGCAAATAGCAAAGTAGCAAGAGGCACTAGGATGACCATAGTGTTCCCTATGAAGTGAAAAGCAATCTTCACAAGGTCCAAGGTGTGGGCTGGGCTGTTGTCTGTATTGGTGGTCTTTGCAATCACATCTACTTGACCTAAGTAGCAATTGCTGCCAGTGGGAAACTCtattagaaataagaaaagaacaatGTTCTGTTTCAGGTGACAGCTTAGGCTCTTTAGATGGATTGGAATATGGGGGTTTCTCTAGTCTATAATGGACAGTACAGGAAATTGGCACTGAAAATAGGTAGTGCTATCAGGGTCAGGGAGGGACCTGGTATTTGTTCTGACCCTGTGTCCTTCCAAATTTCCTATACCCACAGTTCACCGCGTGGCTCTGGTCTGTGGGAGCGAGTTCTTCGGGGCGATGCTCTTGAGTGGGATGAGGGAATCCCAGGGCTCAGCTGTCGTCCTTCACACAGTCTCTGCCCCAGATCTGCAGCTCCTTGTCTCCTTTGCCTATTCAGGGGCACTGCAAACAAACTGGCCAGGTCTCCTGAGGGCCGCTCAGACTGCCCTGCAGTACCAAAGTGGCTCCTGCTTAGCTTTGTGCCAGAGACCCCTGGCCCGAGGCCTTAACCCTCTCCGATGCTTAGCCTTGCTTCCTGTGGCGGAAGCCCCAGGACTTGAGAGACTTTGGGAAAAAGCCCATTACTACCTTCTCAACCATCTGCCTGCTGTGACCTCTTGCCCTACCTTCCCAGACCTGCCTTCTCCCTTTCTAGCCAACCTCCTGGCCAGTGATGAGCTGCATATAGGGGAAGAACTTGAGGCCTTTGAGGCTGCATGGCAATGGCTAGCAGCAGATCCCGTTGGCAGAGAGCCTGAAGCTGAGACTCTGTTGCGCTGTGTCCGTTTTGGTCGTATGTCCACCCGGGAACTGCGGCGCGTGAGAGCTGCTGGACTGCCCCCACCTCTACCTTCATCCTTGCTGCACCAGATTCTGGTAGAAGCAGAGGTGCCAGGccgagaaaggaggagggagccTGGTCGGGCACTGGTGGTGATTGGTGGAGAAGGGCTCTCTCCAGACTTAGCTCAGAGTCAGCCATCCCGAGGGGTGTGGTGGGCACGGGCCTTCTGCAGTGGTGTGGGGCTGATACATACAGTGGAGTGGGGTAGGCTCCCTGCCTTGCCCCCTCCTGGGCGCTTCCGACATGGTGCTGCCAGTCTTACTGGGAGTGAACTATACGTGTGTGGAGGGCAGCATTACTTCAGCCACTCAGACACCTTGGCCTCAGTCCTCAGGTATGGGAGACAAGATATAGTTGGGGTAGAGTGCAGATCAGACTAGTCTTTGTTGCGTAGGTGCTCAACCTTCTAGGGGGCTACTTCAACCAGGTGGAATCTTTATTTCAGTAGCCAGATATCCTCAAAGTTCTGTCTTCCAGTCATACTTACCTGGCAGGGGATTATATAAAGAGGGATTTGCAGGCAAAGTAGAAGGCAACAAAGTACCAGAAATCCGGTGGGCGCCAGATCTGGAGAGCAGAACATCAGAAGCCAAAGAGGGAA includes:
- the KLHL33 gene encoding kelch-like protein 33; protein product: MSSPDTVTCRTHRGLLSPQSRKDYPSLLLPAQRGPTWPSSPDEDPGLPPFPLEEHAHRASTPGDLPSPSLSLEEDEEGEPEVLVSEEHPGQFFAEARRLRDLSLLLDEEVIVRGRRYAVHRLVLASVSSLFRSRLLGNGVPRPPVQLDVAPRGWEAVLTFAYEGLVGPAALGDVVAVAEVLGAPRVAAAAVRRLEGDRNRGDKEQEGLDQAEELRENLRSIEQLYREGVGCDLELEAEDCRLKVHRVALVCGSEFFGAMLLSGMRESQGSAVVLHTVSAPDLQLLVSFAYSGALQTNWPGLLRAAQTALQYQSGSCLALCQRPLARGLNPLRCLALLPVAEAPGLERLWEKAHYYLLNHLPAVTSCPTFPDLPSPFLANLLASDELHIGEELEAFEAAWQWLAADPVGREPEAETLLRCVRFGRMSTRELRRVRAAGLPPPLPSSLLHQILVEAEVPGRERRREPGRALVVIGGEGLSPDLAQSQPSRGVWWARAFCSGVGLIHTVEWGRLPALPPPGRFRHGAASLTGSELYVCGGQHYFSHSDTLASVLRWAPGQSNWEELAPLSQARSFFPLVAHDGYLYALGGRDNGVPLDSVEVYDPKLDTWSTAPSLPIPCFAHAASVLDGQVYVSGGFSETGQYLACLFNYNPTRKPSWILLNPMKTPRAGHVMVALGGRLYVAGGLGDTGDLLSFEAYEPRTDTWMSLEPLPSPHVGAAGVSFQGEILVLGGYSHRTYALSHLIHAYCPGLGRWLCLGTLPRPRAEMSACVLRLSPV